A window of the Streptomyces sp. NBC_00878 genome harbors these coding sequences:
- a CDS encoding SGNH/GDSL hydrolase family protein — MRKLWIAGVLSGLLLLGACGDPSSEPESAPPPPAPAPARTSPSSTTHQRPAATPDADGGANEGADGGAGTRTEAPAKGPSSSPTVLYLGDSLAMENQKVLGGLMRDELKARYTSTPYSGTTPCDYLEGTGKDSLVPPKDKAAALVRTLRPDFVVLQFWGNAWDYTPCMDGIAYDKARDKYFARYTADARRLTDQIAGAADGARPEIVWVLQGPDPMTPDRVRRVNAIYERQAAASGDLLADAGKAVSPASARYTWTQYLPCTAYEREHTPYCTQPGSGRTALHRDDDYLHFCMAPTTTTPKPCPVRSPGILRISRAITGAVAAQLD; from the coding sequence ATGCGCAAGCTGTGGATCGCGGGGGTGCTCTCGGGGTTACTGCTGCTCGGAGCGTGCGGGGACCCCTCGTCGGAACCCGAGTCCGCACCGCCGCCGCCCGCTCCGGCCCCAGCCCGTACGTCACCGTCGTCCACCACGCATCAACGCCCGGCCGCCACGCCCGATGCCGATGGCGGGGCCAATGAAGGGGCCGATGGCGGGGCCGGCACCAGGACCGAGGCTCCCGCGAAAGGTCCCAGCTCCAGCCCCACCGTCCTCTACCTCGGTGATTCCCTCGCCATGGAGAACCAGAAGGTCCTCGGCGGCCTGATGCGCGACGAGTTGAAGGCGCGCTACACCAGCACCCCCTACTCGGGCACGACCCCCTGCGACTATCTGGAAGGCACGGGCAAGGACTCTCTCGTGCCGCCCAAGGACAAGGCCGCCGCACTGGTGCGGACGCTGCGGCCGGACTTCGTGGTGCTGCAGTTCTGGGGCAACGCGTGGGACTACACGCCGTGTATGGACGGCATCGCCTACGACAAGGCGCGGGACAAGTACTTCGCGCGGTACACCGCCGACGCGCGGCGGCTGACCGACCAGATCGCGGGCGCGGCGGACGGCGCCCGGCCCGAGATCGTCTGGGTGCTCCAGGGTCCGGACCCCATGACGCCCGACCGCGTCCGCCGCGTCAACGCGATCTACGAACGGCAGGCCGCCGCCTCCGGTGACCTGCTCGCGGACGCCGGCAAGGCGGTGAGCCCGGCCTCGGCCCGCTACACCTGGACGCAGTACCTGCCGTGCACCGCGTACGAACGTGAGCACACGCCGTACTGCACCCAGCCGGGCAGCGGTCGCACGGCCCTGCACCGCGACGACGACTACCTGCACTTCTGCATGGCCCCGACCACCACGACGCCGAAGCCCTGCCCGGTCCGCTCCCCCGGCATCCTGCGCATCTCCCGGGCGATCACGGGTGCCGTGGCCGCACAGTTGGACTGA
- a CDS encoding L,D-transpeptidase codes for MGDIGRRAAVVLGVTGLVAPLAVALGAAPARAASCTTQTGPYQKQVERFLGRAVDGRQSAADCRAIKAFQTKHGITPNIGYAGSVTWGVMDLMNKQKAVGRNPNRDGKCPVNKGRIACVNLTLQLSWIQDGRTLVYGPVPVRTGRNRYETRTGLKKIYWRNIDHVSTIYDVPMPYSQFFDGGQAFHSVGVSMWNPPGSHGCVNMTRTNAKKYWSLLKKGDDVYVYGRKPGT; via the coding sequence ATGGGGGACATAGGCAGACGGGCAGCCGTCGTACTGGGGGTCACGGGACTGGTGGCGCCGCTGGCGGTCGCGCTGGGCGCGGCTCCGGCTCGGGCGGCGAGCTGCACCACGCAGACCGGCCCGTATCAGAAGCAGGTGGAGAGGTTCCTCGGCCGGGCGGTGGACGGCAGGCAGTCCGCCGCCGACTGCAGGGCGATCAAGGCCTTCCAGACCAAGCACGGCATCACCCCGAACATCGGCTACGCCGGCTCCGTCACCTGGGGCGTGATGGACCTGATGAACAAGCAGAAGGCCGTCGGCAGGAATCCCAACAGGGACGGCAAGTGCCCGGTCAACAAGGGCCGTATCGCCTGTGTGAACCTCACGCTCCAGCTCAGCTGGATCCAGGACGGCAGGACCCTCGTGTACGGGCCGGTGCCGGTGCGTACGGGCCGCAACAGGTACGAGACCCGCACCGGCCTGAAGAAGATCTACTGGCGGAACATCGACCACGTCTCCACCATCTACGACGTGCCCATGCCCTACAGCCAGTTCTTCGACGGCGGCCAGGCCTTCCACTCGGTCGGCGTGAGCATGTGGAACCCGCCTGGCTCGCACGGCTGCGTCAACATGACGAGGACGAACGCCAAGAAGTACTGGTCGCTGCTGAAGAAGGGCGACGACGTCTACGTGTACGGCCGCAAGCCGGGCACCTGA
- a CDS encoding Gfo/Idh/MocA family protein, translating into MTFSLGIVGAGQFSGQFAKLFLAHPGVSEVYVTDLLPERAEQLAAAESLTGTFPTYEAMLESQAVDAVAIFTQRWTHGPLVLQGLNAGKHVYSAVPMAITAEEIAAIIDAVKATGLTYMMGETSQYNPATVHARNQIAEGAFGRIFYAEGDYLHDMDLGFYEAYQYSGGENWKATASYPPLLYPTHSVGGVLGAWQTHAVSVSAIGVKDDRGDGVFDEDVSQFGNDLSNATALFEVAGGGSFRTNEFRRVGYPSQIRESRFRFFGTDASMEQLATVAFWQDKKGVKDISELLEPKPTMSPDDPSLQHIAPDLRAAFTSGSAPVHDRSRLPREYDNLHNGHEGSHHFLADDFVTAVNTGTLPSVNAWVAARYTLPGIVAHESARQGGARLEIPDFGDAPEA; encoded by the coding sequence ATGACGTTCTCCCTCGGCATCGTCGGCGCCGGCCAGTTCTCCGGCCAGTTCGCGAAGCTGTTTCTTGCCCACCCGGGCGTCAGCGAGGTCTACGTCACCGACCTGCTGCCCGAGCGAGCGGAGCAACTGGCCGCCGCCGAGAGCCTGACGGGAACCTTTCCCACGTACGAGGCGATGCTGGAGTCGCAGGCCGTCGACGCCGTCGCGATCTTCACCCAGCGCTGGACCCACGGCCCGCTGGTCCTCCAGGGCCTGAACGCGGGCAAGCACGTCTACTCCGCCGTCCCAATGGCCATCACCGCGGAGGAGATCGCGGCGATCATCGACGCGGTCAAGGCGACCGGACTGACGTACATGATGGGCGAGACCAGCCAGTACAACCCGGCGACGGTCCACGCCCGCAACCAGATCGCGGAGGGCGCCTTCGGGCGGATCTTCTACGCCGAGGGCGACTATCTCCACGACATGGACCTCGGGTTCTACGAGGCCTACCAGTACAGCGGCGGCGAGAACTGGAAGGCGACCGCCAGCTATCCCCCGCTGCTCTACCCCACGCACTCGGTGGGCGGCGTCCTCGGCGCCTGGCAGACGCACGCCGTGAGTGTGTCCGCGATCGGGGTCAAGGACGATCGCGGGGACGGGGTCTTCGACGAGGACGTCAGCCAGTTCGGCAACGACCTCTCGAACGCCACCGCCCTGTTCGAGGTCGCGGGCGGCGGCTCGTTCCGTACGAACGAGTTCCGGCGGGTGGGCTATCCCTCGCAGATCCGGGAGTCGCGTTTCCGGTTCTTCGGGACGGACGCCAGCATGGAGCAGTTGGCCACCGTGGCGTTCTGGCAGGACAAGAAGGGGGTGAAGGACATCAGCGAGCTGCTCGAACCCAAGCCCACCATGTCTCCTGACGATCCGTCACTCCAGCACATCGCGCCAGATCTGCGGGCCGCCTTCACCTCCGGCTCCGCTCCGGTGCACGACCGGTCGCGGCTGCCGCGGGAGTACGACAACCTGCACAACGGCCACGAGGGCAGCCACCACTTCCTGGCCGACGACTTCGTGACCGCCGTCAACACCGGCACGCTGCCGTCCGTGAACGCGTGGGTGGCCGCCCGCTACACCCTGCCGGGCATCGTCGCGCACGAGTCGGCGCGGCAGGGCGGGGCGCGGCTGGAGATCCCGGACTTCGGGGACGCGCCCGAGGCATGA
- a CDS encoding sugar ABC transporter substrate-binding protein gives MRIRTRTVVALTGVLALSLATGCAQGGAAGAGSNTVTYWLWDANQLPAYQACAKGFEKQNPGLKVKITQMGWADYWTKLTASFIAGTEPDVFTDHIQRFGQFADLNVLEPLDDLGIDNSAYQPGLAANWTGQDGHRYGAPKDWDTVALMYNKKMVKDAGLSAAQLNGLAWNPKDGGTFEKTIAHLTVDTKGKRGDEPGFDKNSVKVYGLATGGAGDSDGQTTWSPFTGSAGWNYTDKARWGSKYQYDSKTFQSVVDWYFGLAKKGYLAPFTDYTDGANPVNAQIASGKAATAFDGAWMISSYYGTKGLDVGTAPTPTGPTGKRATMMNGLADSITKNAPNKAGAKKWVQYLSSNECQKTVGGYGIVFPATPEGTQAAVAAYKKKDIDVSAFTDAVTDKKDFTTFSFPITDYAADVYALVRPAMQDVYANDAPVSDLTKTNDQVNFILGQ, from the coding sequence ATGCGAATTCGTACACGTACGGTCGTGGCACTGACCGGGGTGCTCGCGCTGTCCCTGGCGACGGGCTGCGCGCAGGGCGGGGCTGCCGGAGCGGGCTCGAACACGGTGACGTACTGGCTCTGGGACGCCAACCAGCTGCCCGCCTACCAGGCGTGCGCCAAGGGCTTCGAGAAGCAGAACCCGGGCCTGAAGGTGAAGATCACCCAGATGGGCTGGGCCGACTACTGGACCAAGCTCACCGCGAGCTTCATCGCGGGCACCGAGCCGGACGTGTTCACCGACCACATCCAGAGGTTCGGGCAGTTCGCCGACCTGAACGTGCTGGAACCACTGGACGACCTGGGCATCGACAACTCCGCCTACCAGCCGGGTCTTGCCGCCAACTGGACCGGCCAGGACGGCCACCGCTACGGCGCCCCGAAGGACTGGGACACCGTCGCCCTCATGTACAACAAGAAGATGGTCAAGGACGCCGGGCTCTCCGCGGCGCAGCTCAACGGCCTCGCCTGGAACCCGAAGGACGGCGGCACCTTCGAGAAGACCATCGCGCACCTGACCGTCGACACGAAGGGCAAGCGCGGCGACGAACCGGGCTTCGACAAGAACAGCGTCAAGGTCTACGGGCTCGCCACCGGCGGCGCGGGCGACAGCGACGGGCAGACCACCTGGAGCCCGTTCACCGGCTCGGCGGGCTGGAACTACACGGACAAGGCGCGCTGGGGATCCAAGTACCAGTACGACAGCAAGACCTTCCAGTCGGTGGTCGACTGGTACTTCGGCCTGGCGAAGAAGGGCTACCTCGCACCCTTCACCGACTACACCGACGGCGCCAACCCGGTCAACGCCCAGATCGCCTCCGGCAAGGCGGCAACCGCCTTCGACGGAGCCTGGATGATCTCCAGCTACTACGGCACCAAGGGCCTCGACGTCGGCACCGCCCCCACGCCGACCGGCCCGACCGGCAAGCGGGCCACCATGATGAACGGCCTCGCCGACTCCATCACCAAGAACGCCCCCAACAAGGCGGGCGCCAAGAAGTGGGTCCAGTACCTGTCCTCCAACGAGTGCCAGAAGACCGTCGGCGGCTACGGCATCGTCTTCCCCGCGACCCCGGAGGGAACTCAGGCCGCCGTGGCCGCGTACAAGAAGAAGGACATCGACGTGTCCGCCTTCACCGACGCGGTCACCGACAAGAAGGACTTCACCACGTTCTCCTTCCCGATCACCGACTACGCGGCGGACGTGTACGCCCTGGTGCGCCCCGCGATGCAGGACGTCTACGCCAACGACGCCCCGGTGAGCGACCTGACCAAGACCAACGACCAGGTCAACTTCATCCTCGGACAGTGA
- a CDS encoding carbohydrate ABC transporter permease: protein MTAVTATTTKVRRTERRRLSPGKVVAWAVMAAMVLITLLPFYWILRTALSSNTALAAHPGDLLPVDLTTGGFERALGLQSTEEAIAQGGAGGGLKFWRYLLNSVVVSTLITVFQIFFSAMAAYAFARLRWRGRDNVFGLFLAGLMVPTIFTLLPNFLLIKQLGLIDSLLGISLPTMFMTPFAVFFLRQFFMNVPREVEEAALLDGAGKIRIFFRVMLPMASTPIVTLGVLTYITSWNDYFWPLMVSYTDSSRVLTVALAIFRSQTPQSGYDWSGLMAATLIAALPMLVLFGFFARRIVSSISFTGIK from the coding sequence ATGACTGCCGTGACGGCAACAACGACGAAGGTACGGCGCACAGAGCGCCGAAGGCTCTCCCCCGGGAAGGTCGTGGCCTGGGCGGTGATGGCCGCGATGGTGCTCATCACCCTGCTGCCGTTCTACTGGATCCTGCGCACCGCGCTGTCCTCGAACACGGCGCTCGCGGCCCACCCCGGCGATCTCCTGCCCGTGGACCTGACGACCGGTGGCTTCGAACGGGCCCTGGGCCTGCAGTCCACCGAGGAGGCGATCGCTCAGGGCGGCGCGGGCGGCGGACTGAAGTTCTGGCGCTATCTGCTCAACTCGGTGGTCGTGTCCACCCTGATCACCGTCTTCCAGATCTTCTTCTCCGCCATGGCCGCGTACGCCTTCGCCCGCCTGCGGTGGCGCGGCCGGGACAACGTGTTCGGGCTGTTCCTGGCCGGGCTGATGGTGCCCACCATCTTCACGCTGCTGCCGAACTTCCTCCTCATCAAGCAACTCGGCCTGATCGACAGCCTGTTGGGCATCTCCCTGCCGACGATGTTCATGACCCCGTTCGCGGTGTTCTTCCTGCGGCAGTTCTTCATGAACGTGCCCCGGGAGGTCGAGGAGGCGGCCCTGCTCGACGGGGCCGGGAAGATCCGGATCTTCTTCCGCGTCATGCTGCCGATGGCGTCCACGCCCATCGTCACGCTGGGCGTGCTGACGTACATCACCTCCTGGAACGACTACTTCTGGCCGCTGATGGTCTCCTACACCGACAGCTCGCGCGTGCTCACCGTGGCGCTGGCCATCTTCCGGTCGCAGACCCCGCAGAGCGGCTACGACTGGTCCGGCCTGATGGCGGCCACGCTCATCGCCGCCCTGCCGATGCTCGTGCTCTTCGGCTTCTTCGCGCGCCGCATCGTCAGTTCCATCAGCTTCACCGGCATCAAGTAA
- a CDS encoding carbohydrate ABC transporter permease, with protein MTVASSPPSRLSLRDIEGTPPKPKIREKRERDGGGRGDGALAALFIAPAMLGFLVFLLWPTLRGIYLSFTRYNLLTPAEWVGLDNYVRMVKDPIFWDSLTVTVEYVFINIGIQTVSALAVAVLLQRLTQSAVLRGLVLTPYLMSNVVAGIVWLWMLDTQLGIGNEIIAGLGFDRIPFLADETWAIPTIALINVWRHVGYTALLLFAGLQAIPSDMYEAAKVDGASEWRMFWRITMPLLRPVLAVVLIMTVIGSFQVFDTVAVTTAGGPANATNVLQYYIYGAAFGRFQFGYASAMSVALLVVLSAITFVQYRLTRAGQTDLG; from the coding sequence ATGACCGTCGCCTCAAGCCCTCCATCGCGTCTGTCATTGCGCGACATCGAGGGGACACCGCCGAAGCCGAAGATCCGCGAGAAACGAGAACGCGACGGTGGCGGCCGCGGTGACGGCGCCCTCGCCGCCCTCTTCATCGCTCCGGCCATGCTGGGCTTCCTGGTCTTCCTGCTCTGGCCGACGCTGCGGGGCATCTATCTGAGCTTCACCCGCTACAACCTGCTCACGCCGGCCGAGTGGGTGGGCCTGGACAACTACGTCCGCATGGTCAAGGACCCCATCTTCTGGGACTCGTTGACGGTCACCGTCGAGTACGTGTTCATCAACATCGGCATCCAGACGGTCTCGGCACTCGCCGTCGCCGTACTGCTCCAGCGGCTGACCCAGTCGGCCGTGCTCCGCGGGCTCGTCCTCACGCCGTATCTGATGTCGAACGTCGTCGCGGGCATCGTCTGGCTCTGGATGCTCGACACCCAGCTCGGTATAGGCAACGAGATCATCGCCGGGCTAGGTTTCGACCGGATCCCGTTCCTCGCGGACGAGACCTGGGCGATTCCCACGATCGCCCTGATCAACGTCTGGCGGCATGTCGGCTACACCGCGCTGCTGCTCTTCGCCGGGCTGCAGGCCATCCCCAGCGACATGTACGAGGCCGCCAAGGTGGACGGCGCGAGCGAGTGGCGGATGTTCTGGCGGATCACCATGCCGCTGCTGCGTCCGGTCCTCGCGGTGGTGCTGATCATGACGGTGATCGGTTCGTTCCAGGTGTTCGACACCGTCGCGGTGACCACCGCGGGCGGTCCGGCGAACGCGACCAACGTCCTCCAGTACTACATCTACGGCGCCGCCTTCGGCCGCTTCCAGTTCGGCTACGCGTCGGCGATGTCCGTGGCCCTGCTCGTGGTGCTGAGCGCGATCACCTTTGTCCAGTACCGGCTCACCCGGGCCGGCCAGACCGACCTCGGCTGA
- a CDS encoding ROK family transcriptional regulator, which translates to MTAHAASWLPLSPGERAVAIEVLTHGPLSRTDIARRLDLSAGSLTRLTKPLIESGLLVEVAEGAALPEVRQGRPSQPLDIVAESRTFAGFKITQDMVYGVVTTLKSDIVARCDLPLTSHDPVDVVDVLRELTEKFVLEFPGLAGIGIGLGGRSSDRSVVDESAFLGWRDVPLARLVEERTGLPVVVDNDVSALVEAERWFGAGRGLERFAVLTIGAGVGYGLVSGGKRVGTPEDGLGVGRAWIVNPHGPLTPDGERGSAVSLLGIPSIRYQIQAATGRDFSYEEILALAADGEPMAARVIGEAARALGTLIAQISNFAMPQKIVLAGEGVGLVDVAGPDIEAAILANRHPQAEPVNLETKVSDFHDWARGGAVLAIQVLVLGAGTS; encoded by the coding sequence ATGACCGCACATGCCGCCAGCTGGCTCCCGCTCAGCCCCGGTGAGCGTGCCGTCGCGATCGAGGTACTCACCCATGGCCCCTTGTCGCGCACCGACATCGCCCGTCGGCTCGACCTCTCCGCGGGCAGCCTCACCCGGCTGACGAAGCCGCTCATCGAGTCGGGTCTGCTGGTCGAGGTCGCCGAGGGCGCCGCACTGCCGGAAGTGCGCCAGGGCCGCCCGTCCCAGCCCCTCGACATCGTCGCCGAGTCCCGCACCTTCGCCGGGTTCAAGATCACCCAGGACATGGTGTACGGCGTCGTCACCACCCTCAAGAGCGACATCGTGGCCCGCTGCGACCTGCCGCTCACCAGCCATGATCCCGTCGACGTCGTGGACGTGCTCCGGGAACTGACCGAGAAGTTCGTCCTGGAGTTCCCCGGCCTGGCCGGCATCGGGATCGGCCTCGGCGGCCGTTCCTCGGACCGGTCCGTCGTCGACGAGTCGGCCTTCCTCGGCTGGCGCGACGTCCCCCTGGCCCGACTTGTCGAGGAACGCACCGGGCTGCCCGTCGTCGTCGACAACGACGTGTCCGCACTCGTCGAGGCCGAACGGTGGTTCGGCGCCGGCCGCGGCCTGGAGCGGTTCGCGGTGCTCACGATCGGCGCGGGCGTCGGCTACGGACTGGTGAGCGGCGGCAAGAGGGTCGGGACCCCCGAGGACGGACTGGGTGTCGGCCGTGCCTGGATCGTGAACCCCCACGGCCCGCTCACCCCCGACGGGGAGCGCGGCAGCGCAGTCTCCCTGCTGGGCATTCCCAGCATCCGTTACCAGATCCAGGCCGCCACCGGCCGCGACTTCTCGTACGAGGAGATCCTCGCCCTGGCTGCCGACGGCGAGCCCATGGCCGCCCGCGTCATCGGTGAGGCGGCCCGCGCCCTGGGCACCCTGATCGCGCAGATCTCCAACTTCGCCATGCCCCAGAAGATCGTCCTCGCCGGTGAGGGCGTGGGCCTGGTCGACGTGGCGGGCCCGGACATCGAGGCGGCCATCCTCGCCAACCGCCACCCGCAGGCCGAGCCGGTCAATCTGGAGACCAAGGTGTCCGACTTCCACGACTGGGCGCGGGGCGGCGCGGTGCTCGCGATCCAGGTGCTGGTCCTCGGCGCGGGGACGTCCTGA
- a CDS encoding carbohydrate ABC transporter permease, with protein MNTATRSERWSGYALLTVMAIAVVIPFLSVFLASLQPAGTPVVGLTWPERWSWDNYEQAWSVAGFSDLIRHSLTIAVGVVPASLVLAALAGYALGTMRLPGGNAVAAFFIAGLTIPVELIVVPLYFDLRGLGLTNSYLGVILVEIALFMPFSVFWMRTHFQSTPQSLVEAARIDGASSATILLRILLPLARPSLMTLGLLVFMWSWNQFLLVLVLIQDTTKHTAPAGLGFFVGQNSTDIPTLAAGTIIVMLPILILFVIFQRSFIAGLLQGAMKG; from the coding sequence ATGAACACCGCCACGCGATCGGAACGCTGGTCCGGGTACGCGCTCCTAACCGTCATGGCGATCGCCGTCGTGATCCCGTTCCTCAGTGTCTTCCTCGCCTCGCTGCAGCCCGCGGGCACGCCGGTGGTGGGCCTGACCTGGCCGGAGCGGTGGAGCTGGGACAACTACGAGCAGGCGTGGTCGGTGGCCGGGTTCTCCGACCTGATCCGGCACAGCCTCACCATCGCCGTCGGGGTCGTCCCGGCGTCCCTGGTCCTCGCGGCGCTGGCGGGATACGCGCTCGGCACCATGCGGCTCCCGGGTGGCAACGCGGTCGCGGCCTTCTTCATCGCCGGGCTGACCATCCCGGTCGAACTGATCGTGGTCCCCCTCTACTTCGACCTGCGGGGCCTCGGTCTGACCAACTCGTACCTGGGCGTGATCCTCGTGGAGATCGCGCTGTTCATGCCGTTCAGCGTGTTCTGGATGCGGACCCACTTCCAGTCCACTCCTCAGTCGCTGGTGGAGGCGGCGCGTATCGACGGAGCCTCGTCGGCCACCATCCTGCTGAGGATTCTGCTCCCGCTGGCCCGGCCGTCCCTGATGACGCTCGGTCTGCTCGTCTTCATGTGGTCGTGGAACCAGTTCCTGCTGGTGCTGGTCCTCATCCAGGACACCACCAAGCACACGGCCCCGGCTGGCCTCGGCTTCTTCGTCGGTCAGAACAGCACGGACATCCCCACCCTGGCGGCAGGGACGATCATCGTGATGCTGCCGATCCTGATCCTCTTCGTGATCTTCCAGCGCAGCTTCATCGCGGGGCTGCTCCAGGGGGCGATGAAGGGATGA
- a CDS encoding carbohydrate ABC transporter permease has translation MPSRPQVQQATKARVEPQDAARVQSPGTRRRSAYRGYVYVLPAFAVYFCFAVLPALHTAYLSLFEWDGVTLGDWVGLGNYQEILQDPILRRSVFNALVLVVFFSFVPIVLGLAMTGLLARYRRPGMGAYRFLFMLPQVVPLVAVGVTWRWLYGDDGLVNQAFRAVGLDGVTRAWLGDFGAALIAVGLVGTWVLSGLCMMLFLSGVQKVDPSLYEAARLDGAGPVREFVSVTLPHLRGELAVAMTVTTVAALASFDIVYVTTNGGPGEQTTVPGLLVYRLAFSEGKVGLAAALAVVLGCLILAIVYLINRLSRSES, from the coding sequence ATGCCGAGTAGGCCGCAGGTCCAGCAGGCCACGAAGGCCCGGGTCGAGCCCCAGGACGCCGCCCGGGTCCAGTCTCCGGGCACCCGTAGGCGCAGTGCGTATCGCGGCTATGTGTACGTGCTGCCCGCGTTCGCCGTCTACTTCTGCTTCGCGGTGCTGCCCGCCCTGCACACGGCGTATCTCTCGCTCTTCGAGTGGGACGGCGTGACGCTGGGCGACTGGGTCGGCCTCGGCAACTACCAGGAGATCCTCCAGGACCCCATCCTGCGCCGGTCCGTGTTCAACGCCCTGGTCCTGGTGGTGTTCTTCTCCTTCGTGCCCATCGTGCTGGGGCTGGCGATGACCGGCCTGCTGGCCCGTTACCGGCGGCCCGGCATGGGGGCGTACCGCTTCCTGTTCATGCTGCCGCAGGTCGTCCCGCTCGTCGCCGTCGGCGTGACCTGGCGCTGGCTGTACGGGGACGACGGGCTGGTGAACCAGGCGTTCCGCGCGGTCGGTCTTGACGGGGTGACCCGGGCGTGGCTGGGTGACTTCGGCGCCGCGCTGATCGCCGTGGGCCTCGTCGGCACCTGGGTGCTGAGCGGCCTGTGCATGATGCTCTTCCTGAGTGGCGTGCAGAAGGTGGACCCCAGTCTGTACGAGGCGGCCCGGCTCGACGGGGCGGGCCCGGTGCGGGAGTTCGTGTCCGTCACCCTGCCGCATCTGCGGGGTGAACTCGCCGTCGCCATGACCGTGACGACAGTGGCGGCGCTGGCCAGCTTCGACATCGTGTACGTGACGACGAACGGCGGCCCCGGCGAGCAGACGACGGTCCCCGGGCTGCTCGTGTACCGGCTGGCGTTCTCCGAGGGCAAGGTGGGTCTCGCCGCGGCCCTGGCCGTCGTCCTCGGCTGTCTGATACTCGCGATCGTCTACCTCATCAACCGTCTGTCGAGGTCGGAGTCATGA
- a CDS encoding ABC transporter substrate-binding protein: MERTHRVRRRVAAGACAVALVLPLTACDALTPGSAAAVPGQRSVPSPTAVPDEDITLRLQFADAPLMVDALIAAFEKEHPRIGVEPQYKTFSDYVQNLKLTMTSDTAPDIAQYAVGMTDLAADGHILDLAPYREAYGWDEAIPPVSLDQLTAGQTSKATGGRALFGVPAGLSMTGIYYNKELAEKAGIDGPPNTVAEFEEQLAAAKKAGLTPLGVGALDSGGLHLWAALLNQTMPTDDYWDWVNGTEGATIETPAAVTASELVVEWGRKGYYNESANGTAQVDSTAQFAKGDSVFLINGNWAAGQLATVMGDNVGFFPMPGERASDPTVASGFSVSYAVSSRTEHPEAAGLFLDFLTSPEAGQIISDNGFMAPNPEAVKKPEGVLADIAEGHLRAVADDGITTFPDFAAPAMLDRLRSGVQKLIADRVEPADYLDSLQDEWEEHHAE; the protein is encoded by the coding sequence ATGGAGAGGACGCACCGGGTGCGCCGCCGTGTCGCGGCGGGGGCCTGCGCCGTCGCCCTCGTACTGCCGCTCACCGCCTGCGACGCCCTGACCCCCGGCAGCGCGGCCGCGGTACCAGGACAGCGCAGTGTGCCGTCCCCGACCGCGGTGCCGGACGAGGACATCACCCTGCGGCTCCAGTTCGCCGACGCGCCGCTGATGGTCGACGCGTTGATCGCGGCGTTCGAGAAGGAGCACCCTCGTATCGGCGTCGAGCCGCAGTACAAGACGTTCTCGGACTACGTCCAGAACCTGAAGCTCACGATGACCTCGGACACCGCCCCCGACATCGCGCAGTACGCGGTCGGGATGACCGATCTCGCGGCGGACGGGCACATCCTCGACCTGGCGCCCTACCGGGAGGCGTACGGCTGGGACGAGGCCATTCCCCCGGTCAGCCTCGACCAGTTGACGGCGGGGCAGACCAGTAAGGCCACGGGTGGGCGGGCCCTGTTCGGGGTCCCGGCCGGTCTGTCGATGACCGGCATCTACTACAACAAGGAGCTCGCGGAGAAGGCCGGGATCGATGGACCGCCCAACACCGTGGCGGAGTTCGAGGAGCAGCTCGCCGCGGCGAAGAAGGCGGGCCTGACTCCGCTCGGCGTCGGCGCGCTCGACTCCGGCGGTCTGCATCTGTGGGCCGCCCTCCTCAACCAGACCATGCCCACGGACGACTACTGGGACTGGGTCAACGGCACCGAGGGCGCCACCATCGAGACACCGGCCGCGGTCACCGCCAGCGAGCTCGTTGTCGAGTGGGGCCGCAAGGGCTACTACAACGAGTCCGCCAACGGCACCGCACAGGTCGACTCCACCGCCCAGTTCGCCAAGGGCGACAGTGTCTTCCTGATCAACGGCAACTGGGCGGCCGGGCAGCTGGCGACGGTCATGGGGGACAACGTCGGCTTCTTCCCGATGCCGGGCGAGCGGGCCTCGGACCCCACGGTGGCCTCGGGCTTCAGCGTCTCCTACGCCGTCTCGTCCCGGACCGAACACCCCGAGGCGGCAGGCCTGTTCCTCGACTTCCTCACCTCGCCCGAGGCCGGGCAGATCATCAGCGACAACGGCTTCATGGCGCCCAACCCCGAGGCCGTGAAGAAGCCTGAAGGTGTCCTCGCCGACATCGCGGAGGGCCATCTGCGGGCGGTCGCCGACGACGGAATCACGACGTTCCCCGACTTCGCCGCCCCCGCCATGCTCGACCGGCTGCGCTCCGGCGTCCAGAAGCTCATCGCGGACCGCGTCGAGCCCGCGGACTACCTCGACTCACTTCAGGACGAGTGGGAGGAACACCATGCCGAGTAG